In Acidiphilium acidophilum, one genomic interval encodes:
- a CDS encoding PRC-barrel domain-containing protein — translation MIKAGVLAGTALFVSYGIAMADSGTSTHKLGGTLTMTNGMLRTSGLDGATIYNNSGKDVGTLKNILMSDSGGAPMAVASADGRMVSFPFSKLKFEKSDPKSTAKNPDYSVVYPGATTAKLKAMPKFHYNNGTSD, via the coding sequence ATGATCAAGGCCGGTGTTCTGGCCGGAACGGCGCTTTTCGTCAGTTACGGCATTGCGATGGCAGATAGCGGCACGAGCACCCACAAGCTCGGCGGCACGCTGACTATGACTAACGGAATGCTGCGGACCTCGGGGCTCGACGGCGCCACGATTTACAACAACAGCGGCAAGGATGTCGGGACGCTGAAGAATATTCTGATGAGCGATAGCGGCGGGGCGCCGATGGCGGTGGCATCCGCGGACGGGCGGATGGTGTCGTTTCCCTTCAGCAAACTGAAGTTCGAGAAGAGCGATCCGAAATCGACCGCGAAAAACCCCGATTACAGCGTGGTTTATCCGGGTGCGACGACCGCCAAGCTCAAGGCGATGCCGAAATTCCATTATAACAACGGCACGTCGGATTGA